A stretch of the Candidatus Woesearchaeota archaeon genome encodes the following:
- a CDS encoding diphthine--ammonia ligase, giving the protein MCGIIGFFNFEDNENKTKEGIKIIEYRGKDSSNTIQNQNGCIGHCLHAIIDKIPQPLENEKFIFATNCEIYNWKELQEKYELKGKNDAEVLFNFLKNSHDLHNSLEELDGVYALTLWNKEIQHVFLARDIIGVKPLWYYHDPEGKFAFASERKALLSQELDRAYIKELNPRKILMYDIQNKELKEYDREYFKVLGNPETQEEQIVQKTETLIEKAIQKRIIKDKKIGILFSGGIDSTYIAYKLKKLGIPFTCYTAALKEPGLKNAEDTEWAKKAAKELGFELKIKEIPLDEVPEYLKKILPLIEDNNVVKAGVALPFFLSSEMAKEDGVKILFSGLGSEEIFAGYQRHENSQDINEECLAGLRKIYERDLYRDDVITMSQTIELRLPFLDKQLVKYALTIPENLKLNSEQKKIILRKIAKKQGLPEKYAERKKKAAQYGSNFDKAIQKLANKSKETKAQYLKQFYNEGNVKLGVLLSTGKDSLLATQIMMDQNYEIRCFITIQSQNKDSYMYHGPNTHLAIIQAEAANIPIILKDTKGEKEKELKELKEAIKNSMQKYKIEGIITGALYSNYQRKRIENICEELGIKCFSPLWHMDQEKEVQLLINKGFDFRIIKIAAEGLHVGWLGEKITQNHLERLKLLNKKNGFNIAGEGGEYESLVLDAPFFKKRIEIKKSQIIQETEIEATLLVQEVQFKDKT; this is encoded by the coding sequence ATGTGTGGGATAATAGGGTTCTTCAATTTTGAAGATAACGAAAACAAAACGAAAGAAGGAATAAAAATAATAGAATACAGAGGAAAAGACTCTTCAAATACTATTCAAAATCAAAATGGATGTATAGGGCATTGCCTTCATGCAATAATTGACAAAATACCTCAACCCTTAGAAAATGAAAAATTTATCTTTGCAACAAACTGCGAAATATACAACTGGAAAGAATTACAAGAAAAATATGAATTAAAAGGAAAAAACGACGCTGAAGTTCTTTTTAATTTTTTAAAAAATAGTCATGACCTCCACAATTCACTTGAAGAACTCGACGGAGTTTATGCACTCACATTATGGAACAAAGAAATTCAGCACGTATTCCTAGCAAGAGACATAATAGGAGTAAAACCCTTATGGTACTACCATGACCCCGAAGGCAAATTTGCTTTTGCAAGCGAAAGAAAAGCACTACTTTCTCAAGAATTAGACAGAGCATACATAAAAGAACTAAACCCAAGAAAAATACTGATGTACGATATACAAAACAAAGAACTAAAAGAATACGACAGAGAATACTTCAAAGTTTTAGGCAACCCGGAAACACAAGAAGAACAAATAGTACAAAAAACAGAAACACTCATAGAAAAAGCAATACAAAAAAGAATAATAAAAGACAAAAAAATAGGAATACTATTTTCAGGAGGAATAGATTCCACGTACATAGCATACAAACTAAAAAAATTAGGGATTCCATTCACTTGCTATACAGCAGCACTAAAAGAACCTGGACTAAAAAACGCAGAAGACACAGAATGGGCGAAAAAAGCCGCAAAAGAACTAGGATTCGAACTAAAAATAAAAGAAATACCACTTGATGAAGTTCCAGAATATCTAAAAAAAATACTGCCCTTAATAGAGGACAACAACGTAGTAAAAGCAGGAGTTGCATTACCTTTTTTTTTAAGTTCAGAAATGGCAAAAGAAGATGGCGTAAAAATACTATTTTCGGGTCTTGGAAGCGAAGAAATATTTGCAGGATATCAAAGACATGAAAACTCACAAGACATAAATGAAGAATGCTTAGCAGGATTAAGAAAAATCTACGAACGAGATCTATACAGAGACGATGTAATAACAATGAGTCAAACAATAGAACTAAGACTTCCATTCTTAGACAAACAACTGGTAAAATATGCGTTAACAATACCTGAAAACCTAAAATTAAACAGCGAACAAAAAAAGATTATATTAAGAAAAATAGCAAAAAAACAAGGCCTCCCAGAAAAATATGCTGAACGCAAGAAAAAAGCAGCACAATACGGATCTAACTTTGATAAAGCAATACAAAAATTAGCAAATAAAAGTAAAGAAACAAAAGCACAATACCTAAAACAATTTTACAATGAAGGAAACGTAAAACTAGGCGTACTACTAAGCACAGGAAAAGACTCGCTTCTTGCAACACAAATAATGATGGATCAAAACTATGAAATACGATGCTTTATAACAATACAAAGCCAAAATAAAGACTCCTACATGTATCACGGTCCTAACACGCACTTAGCAATAATACAAGCAGAAGCAGCAAATATTCCCATAATACTAAAAGATACTAAAGGAGAAAAAGAAAAAGAACTAAAAGAACTAAAAGAAGCAATAAAAAACTCTATGCAAAAATACAAAATAGAAGGCATAATAACAGGCGCATTATATAGTAACTATCAAAGAAAAAGAATAGAAAACATATGTGAAGAACTCGGAATAAAATGTTTTAGTCCGCTATGGCACATGGATCAAGAAAAAGAAGTTCAACTCCTTATAAATAAAGGATTTGATTTCAGAATAATAAAAATTGCTGCAGAGGGTTTACATGTTGGTTGGCTCGGAGAAAAAATAACACAAAACCACTTGGAACGGCTAAAACTATTAAATAAGAAAAATGGTTTCAACATAGCTGGAGAAGGGGGTGAATATGAATCTCTTGTTCTAGACGCACCTTTCTTCAAAAAAAGAATAGAAATCAAAAAAAGCCAGATAATACAAGAAACAGAAATAGAAGCAACATTATTGGTTCAAGAAGTACAATTCAAAGACAAAACTTAA